A part of Pelecanus crispus isolate bPelCri1 chromosome 22, bPelCri1.pri, whole genome shotgun sequence genomic DNA contains:
- the S100A16 gene encoding protein S100-A16, producing the protein MAECTELEWAVQVLVNNFDKYSSRRCCCKNPRRISKKDFRKMLSCELNHMLTDTGNRRAADKLICDLDENKDGRISFEEYWTLIGGIASPIAQIIRQQEQSVKHTK; encoded by the exons ATGGCAGAGTGCACGGAGCTGGAATGGGCTGTCCAGGTGCTGGTGAACAACTTCGACAAGTACTCgagccgccgctgctgctgcaagAACCCGCGGCGCATCAGCAAGAAGGATTTCCGCAAGATGCTGAGCTGTGAGCTCAACCACATGCTGACG GATACCGGGAACCGTCGAGCGGCCGACAAGCTCATCTGTGACCTGGACGAGAACAAAGATGGGCGCATCAGCTTCGAGGAGTACTGGACCTTGATAGGCGGCATCGCCAGCCCCATCGCCCAAATCATCcgccagcaggagcagagcgtCAAGCACACCAAGTAG
- the LOC104038563 gene encoding protein S100-A4, protein MACPLEQALAVIVTTFHKYSGKEGDKYKLSKAELKELLNKELPVFGSKQMDEAEFKRLTNDLDHNKDSEVDFKEYACFLACIAMGFNEFFKDDPTKQPRKK, encoded by the exons ATGGCGTGTCCCCTGGAGCAGGCGCTGGCCGTGATCGTCACCACCTTCCACAAGTACTcggggaaggaaggggacaaGTACAAACTCAGCAAGGCAGAGCTCAAGGAGCTGCTGAACAAGGAGCTGCCCGTCTTCGGGAGC AAACAAATGGACGAGGCGGAGTTCAAGAGGCTCACGAATGACCTGGACCACAACAAGGACAGCGAGGTGGACTTTAAGGAGTACGCCTGCTTCCTGGCCTGCATCGCCATGGGCTTCAACGAGTTCTTCAAGGATGACCCCACCAAGCAGCCCCGCAAGAAGTGA
- the LOC104038572 gene encoding protein S100-A4: protein MASPLEQALAVMVSTFHMYSGKEGDKYKLSKQELKDLLMKELPTFSGQTNEANLQQLMRHLDSNSDSEVDFQEYVTFLACMAMICNDFFQDYPDKMPRMK, encoded by the exons ATGGCGTCTCCCCTGGAGCAGGCACTGGCCGTGATGGTCTCAACCTTCCACATGTActcagggaaggagggggacaAGTACAAGCTCAGCAAGCAGGAGCTCAAGGACCTGCTCATGAAGGAGCTGCCCACCTTCAGC GGACAAACCAACGAGGCCAACTTACAGCAGCTCATGCGCCACCTGGACAGCAACAGTGACAGCGAGGTGGATTTCCAGGAATACGTGACCTTCCTGGCCTGCATGGCCATGATATGCAACGACTTCTTCCAGGACTACCCCGACAAGATGCCGCGCATGAAGTGA